One window from the genome of Rhinolophus ferrumequinum isolate MPI-CBG mRhiFer1 chromosome 10, mRhiFer1_v1.p, whole genome shotgun sequence encodes:
- the LOC117028742 gene encoding skin secretory protein xP2-like, which produces MPPATEPTECGSPGPGSGGGARTEAFPVGERSEAPREAPQERLQCAPSSSPTSLQCRSRGPAAGSAARLRPRPRPRPLSEPRAFGSAASATLRAPSPARAARRGAARRAGPAGQSPQAGGGQGVRRLAVGRKVHPRPPPRTRPLFSTPGTSYRCFSAELRSAPGVDRTVPPSRLLGGSGIRQVGKSWRGEGKEKRGLGALGVCVFGGGVRVRDLSLGSAVRALGRACARVVWRSDGRRS; this is translated from the coding sequence ATGCCGCCAGCAACCGAGCCCACCGAGTGCGGCTCCCCGGGACCGGGAAGCGGCGGCGGCGCCCGGACGGAAGCTTTTCCTGTAGGTGAAAGGTCAGAGGCGCCGCGGGAGGCGCCGCAGGAGAGACTGCAGTGCGCGCCGAGCAGCTCGCCGACTTCCCTGCAGTGCCGGTCGCGCGGCCCGGCTGCGGGCTCCGCGGCCCGGCTCCGGCCTCGGCCTCGGCCGCGGCCTCTCTCGGAGCCCCGCGCATTCGGCTCCGCCGCTTCGGCCACTCTCCGCGCTCCCAGCCCAGCCCGAGCAGCTCGCCGCGGCGCAGCCAGACGGGCCGGCCCCGCCGGCCAAAGCCCGCAGGCTGGTGGGGGCCAGGGGGTGCGTCGGTTGGCAGTTGGGAGGAAAGTACACCCCCGCCCTCCGCCCCGGACGCGGCCGCTTTTCTCCACACCTGGCACTTCTTACCGGTGCTTCTCCGCCGAGCTGCGTTCTGCGCCGGGCGTGGACCGGACGGTCCCGCCGAGCCGGCTACTGGGCGGCTCCGGAATAAGACAGGTTGGAAAAAGCTGGAGGGGGGAGGGTAAAGAAAAGCGGGGGCTCGGAGCTTTGGGGGTTTGTgtatttggggggggggtcagaGTTCGTGACCTCTCTCTCGGCTCTGCGGTGCGCGCTCTCGGTCGCGCCTGCGCAAGAGTGGTGTGGAGAAGCGACGGGAGGAGGTCGTGA